Proteins encoded together in one Musa acuminata AAA Group cultivar baxijiao chromosome BXJ3-6, Cavendish_Baxijiao_AAA, whole genome shotgun sequence window:
- the LOC135639784 gene encoding cytochrome b5-like codes for MGSHGKVYTLAEVSTHNTHKDCWLVINGKVYDVTKFLEDHPGGDDVLLSSTGKDATDDFEDIGHSNTARAMMDEYFIGKIDAATIPQKVKYTPPKQPHYNQDKTSEFIVRLLQFLIPVAILGSAVAVRIYTKAA; via the exons ATGGGGAGTCATGGGAAGGTCTACACCTTGGCCGAGGTCTCGACCCACAACACCCACAAGGACTGCTGGCTCGTCATCAACGGCAAG GTTTATGATGTTACCAAGTTCTTAGAAGATCACCCTGGAGGGGATGATGTGCTGTTGTCATCAACTG GGAAAGATGCAACTGATGATTTTGAAGATATCGGGCATAGTAATACCGCAAGGGCGATGATGGATGAGTACTTTATTGGCAAGATTGATGCTGCAACAATCCCTCAGAAAGTTAAATACACTCCTCCCAAGCAGCCTCACTACAACCAGGACAAGACATCGGAGTTCATCGTCAGGCTCCTTCAGTTTTTGATTCCTGTGGCAATCTTGGGGTCAGCTGTTGCCGTCAGAATCTACACAAAAGCAGCTTAA
- the LOC135639881 gene encoding E3 ubiquitin-protein ligase RGLG2-like isoform X1: MGAASSTESSSRDARDYPEQPYSTTSFSRGWSSYPPPPPPPSQSYDSPPVAYPASRSYYPPPPPPSYDFRPGQTGTSSSQATGRQPKVEAKYSRIADDYSSLEQVTEALSRAGLESSNLIVGIDFTKSNEWTGKLSFHGRSLHSIGAATNPYEQAISIIGRTLSAFDEDNMIPCFGFGDATTHDRDVFSFYPGERPCNGFEEALERYREITPHLRLSGPTSFAPMIEMAVTIVEQSGGQYHVLLIIADGQNVILEQVTRSVDTDLGRLSPQEQRTVDAIVKASECPLSIILVGVGDGPWDMMKEFDDNIPARSFDNFQFVNFTSIMEKGTQKSRKETEFALAALMEIPSQYRATIDLGILGRHSGTSPRRVPLPPPTGSSPAAFPGPKASGSAGPKHSSSSYPHHRTTTTPTATAPVETQACPVCLSNPRNMAFGCGHQTCVDCGPRLSFCPICRSSIQTRIKLY; this comes from the exons ATGGGAGCCGCAAGCTCGACGGAATCCAGCAGCAGGGATGCGAGGGACTACCCGGAGCAGCCCTACAGCACCACCAGCTTCTCCCGTGGATGGTCTtcctatcctcctcctcctcctcctccatcacaAAGCTACGATTCCCCACCCGTGGCCTACCCTGCGTCTCGCTCCTActacccgccgccgccgccgccgagctATGACTTCAGGCCCGGTCAAACAGGGACGAGTTCTTCGCAAGCCACAGGACGACAGCCGAAGGTGGAAGCCAAGTACTCGAGAATAGCCGACGACTACAGTTCCTTGGAGCAG GTAACTGAGGCCCTGTCACGAGCTGGCCTCGAATCCTCGAATCTTATCGTAGGCATTGACTTCACCAAGAGCAACGAGTGGACAG GTAAACTCTCGTTCCACGGCCGCAGCTTGCACTCCATCGGTGCCGCCACAAACCCCTACGAACAAGCCATCTCCATCATCGGACGGACCTTGTCGGCCTTCGACGAGGACAACATGATCCCCTGTTTTGGATTTGGAGATG CAACCACCCATGACAGAGATGTCTTCAGCTTCTATCCGGGGGAGAGACCTTGCAATGGATTTGAGGAAGCTTTAGAACGGTATCGAGAGATCACCCCGCATCTGAGATTATCTG GGCCAACATCTTTTGCTCCAATGATTGAGATGGCTGTGACCATCGTGGAGCAGAGCGGGGGTCAATACCATGTTCTACTAATAATCGCAGACGGACAG AATGTGATATTGGAACAGGTGACAAGAAGCGTGGATACTGATCTTGGCCGATTGAGCCCCCAAGAACAGAGGACAGTTGATGCCATCGTCAAAGCTAG CGAGTGCCCCTTGTCCATCATCCTGGTGGGGGTTGGAGATGGACCCTGGGACATGATGAAGGAATTCGATGACAACATTCCTGCTAGATCTTTCGACAATTTCCAG TTTGTGAATTTTACGTCGATCATGGAGAAGGGAACGCAAAAAAGCCGAAAAGAAACAGAGTTTGCTCTTGCTGCACTCATGGAAATACCTTCACAGTACAGAGCAACAATCGATCTTGGCATCTTAGG GAGGCATAGTGGAACGTCTCCAAGAAGAGTGCCTCTTCCACCTCCGACCGGTAGTTCTCCTGCAGCTTTTCCTGGCCCAAAAGCTTCTGGATCAGCTGGTCCTAAGCACAGTTCATCGTCTTATCCTCATCATAGAACAACAACTACACCAACTGCAACAGCACCTGTGGAAACTCAG GCTTGCCCAGTTTGTCTCTCCAATCCCAGAAACATGGCATTTGGCTGTGGGCATCAG ACGTGTGTTGATTGTGGACCTCGGCTTAGCTTCTGCCCCATTTGCCGGAGCTCAATCCAGACCAGAATAAAGCTCTACTGA
- the LOC135639881 gene encoding E3 ubiquitin-protein ligase RGLG2-like isoform X2, protein MGAASSTESSSRDARDYPEQPYSTTSFSRGWSSYPPPPPPPSQSYDSPPVAYPASRSYYPPPPPPSYDFRPGQTGTSSSQATGRQPKVEAKYSRIADDYSSLEQVTEALSRAGLESSNLIVGIDFTKSNEWTGKLSFHGRSLHSIGAATNPYEQAISIIGRTLSAFDEDNMIPCFGFGDATTHDRDVFSFYPGERPCNGFEEALERYREITPHLRLSGPTSFAPMIEMAVTIVEQSGGQYHVLLIIADGQVTRSVDTDLGRLSPQEQRTVDAIVKASECPLSIILVGVGDGPWDMMKEFDDNIPARSFDNFQFVNFTSIMEKGTQKSRKETEFALAALMEIPSQYRATIDLGILGRHSGTSPRRVPLPPPTGSSPAAFPGPKASGSAGPKHSSSSYPHHRTTTTPTATAPVETQACPVCLSNPRNMAFGCGHQTCVDCGPRLSFCPICRSSIQTRIKLY, encoded by the exons ATGGGAGCCGCAAGCTCGACGGAATCCAGCAGCAGGGATGCGAGGGACTACCCGGAGCAGCCCTACAGCACCACCAGCTTCTCCCGTGGATGGTCTtcctatcctcctcctcctcctcctccatcacaAAGCTACGATTCCCCACCCGTGGCCTACCCTGCGTCTCGCTCCTActacccgccgccgccgccgccgagctATGACTTCAGGCCCGGTCAAACAGGGACGAGTTCTTCGCAAGCCACAGGACGACAGCCGAAGGTGGAAGCCAAGTACTCGAGAATAGCCGACGACTACAGTTCCTTGGAGCAG GTAACTGAGGCCCTGTCACGAGCTGGCCTCGAATCCTCGAATCTTATCGTAGGCATTGACTTCACCAAGAGCAACGAGTGGACAG GTAAACTCTCGTTCCACGGCCGCAGCTTGCACTCCATCGGTGCCGCCACAAACCCCTACGAACAAGCCATCTCCATCATCGGACGGACCTTGTCGGCCTTCGACGAGGACAACATGATCCCCTGTTTTGGATTTGGAGATG CAACCACCCATGACAGAGATGTCTTCAGCTTCTATCCGGGGGAGAGACCTTGCAATGGATTTGAGGAAGCTTTAGAACGGTATCGAGAGATCACCCCGCATCTGAGATTATCTG GGCCAACATCTTTTGCTCCAATGATTGAGATGGCTGTGACCATCGTGGAGCAGAGCGGGGGTCAATACCATGTTCTACTAATAATCGCAGACGGACAG GTGACAAGAAGCGTGGATACTGATCTTGGCCGATTGAGCCCCCAAGAACAGAGGACAGTTGATGCCATCGTCAAAGCTAG CGAGTGCCCCTTGTCCATCATCCTGGTGGGGGTTGGAGATGGACCCTGGGACATGATGAAGGAATTCGATGACAACATTCCTGCTAGATCTTTCGACAATTTCCAG TTTGTGAATTTTACGTCGATCATGGAGAAGGGAACGCAAAAAAGCCGAAAAGAAACAGAGTTTGCTCTTGCTGCACTCATGGAAATACCTTCACAGTACAGAGCAACAATCGATCTTGGCATCTTAGG GAGGCATAGTGGAACGTCTCCAAGAAGAGTGCCTCTTCCACCTCCGACCGGTAGTTCTCCTGCAGCTTTTCCTGGCCCAAAAGCTTCTGGATCAGCTGGTCCTAAGCACAGTTCATCGTCTTATCCTCATCATAGAACAACAACTACACCAACTGCAACAGCACCTGTGGAAACTCAG GCTTGCCCAGTTTGTCTCTCCAATCCCAGAAACATGGCATTTGGCTGTGGGCATCAG ACGTGTGTTGATTGTGGACCTCGGCTTAGCTTCTGCCCCATTTGCCGGAGCTCAATCCAGACCAGAATAAAGCTCTACTGA
- the LOC135639882 gene encoding glycosyl hydrolase 5 family protein-like: MASSFHLLPLLLCCSSLLLQRASAAAPSLLLQLRDESHPLLRRPRTKIFHPSTGLCVTRRRTMADPLKLGPCSASDSWRYTPQEFLMVTGTYFCLRAVGLGAPVRLGIICDPSDSRWQLVSGSEKTHLATKLTDGTEVCLDVDSDGCLVSNSCDGFHGGDDEHLQVESQWFKLVTAGFKKQSLPSYVG; this comes from the exons ATGGCGTCCTCGTTTCATCTTCTTCCGCTCCTACTTTGCTGCTCCAGTCTTCTGCTACAACGTGCGTCCGCAGCGGCTCCTTCTTTGCTGCTCCAATTAAGAG ATGAGAGCCATCCCTTGCTCCGCCGCCCACGCACCAAAATCTTCCACCCGTCCACCGGCCTCTGCGTGACGCGGAGGAGGACCATGGCAGACCCGCTGAAGCTTGGCCCTTGCTCCGCATCCGATTCATGGCGCTACACGCCGCAGGAGTTCTTGATGGTGACCGGCACCTACTTCTGCCTGCGAGCGGTCGGCCTGGGCGCGCCGGTGAGGCTGGGGATCATCTGCGACCCGTCGGACTCGCGGTGGCAGCTCGTGTCGGGTTCGGAGAAGACGCATCTGGCCACGAAGCTGACGGATGGAACGGAGGTGTGCTTGGACGTCGACTCTGACGGCTGCCTCGTCTCCAATTCCTGCGACGGGTTCCATGGCGGAGATGACGAGCACCTGCAAGTGGAAAGCCAGTGGTTTAAGCTGGTCACTGCGGGCTTCAAGAAGCAGAGTCTGCCATCATATGTGGGATAG
- the LOC135639896 gene encoding protein SIEVE ELEMENT OCCLUSION C-like isoform X2 translates to MTLLIYDHGAENSRLHKYRIWFQMICMMQSQISSDDILSEYEDILMKKIIQKHAPEDHQVDSAPLLDLTEDIFLNIKMSSVLTTGIKSCKEAVQEDSRSKQNAKILSTVKELGMTVHHMSCEMLQHSAADQPSDATTNAVLELLEKHRWSTKLAIVLAALASSYGKHWLIAQLCLTNPLAFSLAAIKGMSDSTKFTIMLNHRSKALRYLLEKMVSVTKCVMEFEILPLQYVTLDYDAMAMMKTQIHIASYWVIRSSVACASQITSMIASRFERVSILPLNLIHLTWELWSLVQKITYIYAGLSTKFDAFNQQIESKVYLRLLNLFEEVHVDNHDVLYTLFALKDDFPLRDSFSQKKVGVDVLKNKVVIIFISRMDEYPEKLLLIIQQSRNKSLTTSEEPYEIVWLPINFSAEVGEKTHNQIADMIPWYSISEPSKVSPSVMKFIQQVWHFKGDPMMVVLDSYGKVLSLDAFDMIAIWGPNAYPFTISRERELWEEQSWTMNLLLDDIDPLLSYWMEDGKIICLYGSNDLGWVRELTKRMKDISEAGIRVELIYVGSKNFEQTRNILTRVMDEELSKYLSHININIFWLRLDSMQSSRLRLGYAIESDFITREINSLLTYDSASTGWLLVSEGTSTEIFKLVGNEVLEYLSHFQLWGERVRKQGFLNALRKSLDPSSTTEPCDYSIITPFSESSDGVAVCKKCKSLMERHVMYQCGAC, encoded by the exons ATGACCCTATTAATATACGACCATGGTGCTGAAAATTCCAGACTCCACAAATATCGTATATGGTTCCAAATGATTTGCATGATGCAGTCTCAAATTAGTTCAGATGACATCCTATCCGAGTACGAAGACATCTTGATGAAGAAGATTATTCAAAAACATGCGCCAGAAGATCATCAAGTTGATTCGGCTCCATTGCTTGATCTGACTGAGGACATATTTCTCAACATCAAAATGTCAAGTGTACTAACTACTG GAATCAAGTCATGCAAAGAAGCAGTCCAAGAGGACAGCAGAAGCAAGCAGAATGCCAAAATTCTCAGCACTGTAAAAGAACTAGGAATGACagtccatcacatgtcatgtgaA ATGCTGCAGCATAGTGCTGCAGATCAACCTTCCGATGCAACCACAAATGCTGTGTTGGAGTTGCTGGAAAAACATCGCTGGAGTACAAAGCTCGCCATAGTTCTTGCAGCATTAGCATCAAGCTATGGAAAGCATTGGCTCATTGCACAGTTATGTCTCACCAATCCTCTTGCCTTTTCACTGGCAGCAATCAAGGGAATGAGTGACAGTACAAAATTTACTATCATGTTGAACCACCGCTCCAAGGCTTTAAGATATCTTCTTGAGAAGATGGTCAGTGTGACAAAATGCGTGATGGAGTTTGAAATACTTCCGCTGCAGTACGTAACCTTAGATTATGATGCTATGGCTATGATGAAGACCCAAATCCATATAGCTTCCTATTGGGTAATCAGAAGTTCAGTGGCATGTGCTTCCCAGATCACAAGCATGATAGCTTCGAGATTTGAGAGAGTGAGTATTCTTCCCCTAAACTTGATACATCTGA CATGGGAACTTTGGAGTTTAGTTCAAAAGATCACCTACATATATGCTGGTTTAAGTACGAAGTTTGATGCCTTCAATCAACAAATTG AGTCAAAAGTGTATTTGAGGCTCTTGAACTTGTTTGAGGAGGTCCATGTTGACAACCATGATGTTCTCTACACATTGTTTGCGCTAAAGGATGATTTTCCACTCAGAGATTCTTTCTCACAGAAAAAG GTTGGTGTGGATGTGTTGAAAAATAAGGTTGTTATAATCTTCATCTCAAGGATGGACGAGTACCCAGAAAAGCTTCTTCTTATTATACAACAGTCACGAAACAAATCACTTACCACGTCAGAGGAACCCTATGAGATTGTTTGGCTTCCAATTAACTTCTCAGCAGAAGTTGGAGAGAAAACACACAATCAAATAGCAGACATGATACCATGGTATTCGATAAGTGAACCTTCGAAAGTAAGCCCATCAGTTATGAAATTTATACAACAAGTATGGCACTTCAAAGGAGACCCAATGATGGTGGTCTTAGATTCTTATGGAAAGGTACTGTCACTAGATGCATTTGATATGATAGCAATTTGGGGACCGAATGCTTATCCCTTTACAATTTCACGAGAAAGGGAGCTTTGGGAAGAACAAAGTTGGACAATGAACCTTCTACTAGATGATATTGATCCCCTTTTATCCTACTGG ATGGAAGATGGAAAAATCATTTGCCTTTATGGAAGTAATGATTTAGGATGGGTTCGAGAATTAACCAAAAGAATGAAGGACATCAGTGAAGCTGGAATTCGAGTAGAGCTTATCTATGTTGGAAGCAAAAATTTTGAGCAAACAAGAAATATATTAACAAGAGTCATGGACGAAGAACTAAGTAAATACTTGTCAcatataaatattaatatcttTTGGTTACGTTTGGACAGCATGCAGAGTTCAAGGCTGCGACTTGGTTATGCAATTGAATCTGATTTTATTACAAGAGAGATCAATTCCTTGTTGACCTATGATTCAGCAAGTACAGGTTGGCTACTTGTAAGTGAAGGGACATCAACTGAAATTTTTAAGCTTGTAGGGAATGAAGTGTTAGAATATTTATCACATTTTCAATTATGGGGTGAAAGAGTTAGAAAGCAGGGATTCTTGAATGCCTTGAGAAAATCTCTTGATCCTTCTTCGACCACAGAACCCTGTGATTACTCTATCATAACTCCATTTTCAGAGAGTTCAGATGGAGTTGCAGTTTGCAAGAAATGTAAGTCTCTCATGGAGCGGCACGTCATGTATCAATGTGGGGCATGTTGA
- the LOC135639896 gene encoding protein SIEVE ELEMENT OCCLUSION C-like isoform X1, translating to MTLLIYDHGAENSRLHKYRIWFQMICMMQSQISSDDILSEYEDILMKKIIQKHAPEDHQVDSAPLLDLTEDIFLNIKMSSVLTTGIKSCKEAVQEDSRSKQNAKILSTVKELGMTVHHMSCEMLQHSAADQPSDATTNAVLELLEKHRWSTKLAIVLAALASSYGKHWLIAQLCLTNPLAFSLAAIKGMSDSTKFTIMLNHRSKALRYLLEKMVSVTKCVMEFEILPLQYVTLDYDAMAMMKTQIHIASYWVIRSSVACASQITSMIASRFERAKAMPAAWELWSLVQKITYIYAGLSTKFDAFNQQIESKVYLRLLNLFEEVHVDNHDVLYTLFALKDDFPLRDSFSQKKVGVDVLKNKVVIIFISRMDEYPEKLLLIIQQSRNKSLTTSEEPYEIVWLPINFSAEVGEKTHNQIADMIPWYSISEPSKVSPSVMKFIQQVWHFKGDPMMVVLDSYGKVLSLDAFDMIAIWGPNAYPFTISRERELWEEQSWTMNLLLDDIDPLLSYWMEDGKIICLYGSNDLGWVRELTKRMKDISEAGIRVELIYVGSKNFEQTRNILTRVMDEELSKYLSHININIFWLRLDSMQSSRLRLGYAIESDFITREINSLLTYDSASTGWLLVSEGTSTEIFKLVGNEVLEYLSHFQLWGERVRKQGFLNALRKSLDPSSTTEPCDYSIITPFSESSDGVAVCKKCKSLMERHVMYQCGAC from the exons ATGACCCTATTAATATACGACCATGGTGCTGAAAATTCCAGACTCCACAAATATCGTATATGGTTCCAAATGATTTGCATGATGCAGTCTCAAATTAGTTCAGATGACATCCTATCCGAGTACGAAGACATCTTGATGAAGAAGATTATTCAAAAACATGCGCCAGAAGATCATCAAGTTGATTCGGCTCCATTGCTTGATCTGACTGAGGACATATTTCTCAACATCAAAATGTCAAGTGTACTAACTACTG GAATCAAGTCATGCAAAGAAGCAGTCCAAGAGGACAGCAGAAGCAAGCAGAATGCCAAAATTCTCAGCACTGTAAAAGAACTAGGAATGACagtccatcacatgtcatgtgaA ATGCTGCAGCATAGTGCTGCAGATCAACCTTCCGATGCAACCACAAATGCTGTGTTGGAGTTGCTGGAAAAACATCGCTGGAGTACAAAGCTCGCCATAGTTCTTGCAGCATTAGCATCAAGCTATGGAAAGCATTGGCTCATTGCACAGTTATGTCTCACCAATCCTCTTGCCTTTTCACTGGCAGCAATCAAGGGAATGAGTGACAGTACAAAATTTACTATCATGTTGAACCACCGCTCCAAGGCTTTAAGATATCTTCTTGAGAAGATGGTCAGTGTGACAAAATGCGTGATGGAGTTTGAAATACTTCCGCTGCAGTACGTAACCTTAGATTATGATGCTATGGCTATGATGAAGACCCAAATCCATATAGCTTCCTATTGGGTAATCAGAAGTTCAGTGGCATGTGCTTCCCAGATCACAAGCATGATAGCTTCGAGATTTGAGAGA gCAAAGGCTATGCCTGCAGCATGGGAACTTTGGAGTTTAGTTCAAAAGATCACCTACATATATGCTGGTTTAAGTACGAAGTTTGATGCCTTCAATCAACAAATTG AGTCAAAAGTGTATTTGAGGCTCTTGAACTTGTTTGAGGAGGTCCATGTTGACAACCATGATGTTCTCTACACATTGTTTGCGCTAAAGGATGATTTTCCACTCAGAGATTCTTTCTCACAGAAAAAG GTTGGTGTGGATGTGTTGAAAAATAAGGTTGTTATAATCTTCATCTCAAGGATGGACGAGTACCCAGAAAAGCTTCTTCTTATTATACAACAGTCACGAAACAAATCACTTACCACGTCAGAGGAACCCTATGAGATTGTTTGGCTTCCAATTAACTTCTCAGCAGAAGTTGGAGAGAAAACACACAATCAAATAGCAGACATGATACCATGGTATTCGATAAGTGAACCTTCGAAAGTAAGCCCATCAGTTATGAAATTTATACAACAAGTATGGCACTTCAAAGGAGACCCAATGATGGTGGTCTTAGATTCTTATGGAAAGGTACTGTCACTAGATGCATTTGATATGATAGCAATTTGGGGACCGAATGCTTATCCCTTTACAATTTCACGAGAAAGGGAGCTTTGGGAAGAACAAAGTTGGACAATGAACCTTCTACTAGATGATATTGATCCCCTTTTATCCTACTGG ATGGAAGATGGAAAAATCATTTGCCTTTATGGAAGTAATGATTTAGGATGGGTTCGAGAATTAACCAAAAGAATGAAGGACATCAGTGAAGCTGGAATTCGAGTAGAGCTTATCTATGTTGGAAGCAAAAATTTTGAGCAAACAAGAAATATATTAACAAGAGTCATGGACGAAGAACTAAGTAAATACTTGTCAcatataaatattaatatcttTTGGTTACGTTTGGACAGCATGCAGAGTTCAAGGCTGCGACTTGGTTATGCAATTGAATCTGATTTTATTACAAGAGAGATCAATTCCTTGTTGACCTATGATTCAGCAAGTACAGGTTGGCTACTTGTAAGTGAAGGGACATCAACTGAAATTTTTAAGCTTGTAGGGAATGAAGTGTTAGAATATTTATCACATTTTCAATTATGGGGTGAAAGAGTTAGAAAGCAGGGATTCTTGAATGCCTTGAGAAAATCTCTTGATCCTTCTTCGACCACAGAACCCTGTGATTACTCTATCATAACTCCATTTTCAGAGAGTTCAGATGGAGTTGCAGTTTGCAAGAAATGTAAGTCTCTCATGGAGCGGCACGTCATGTATCAATGTGGGGCATGTTGA